A genomic stretch from Verrucomicrobiota bacterium includes:
- a CDS encoding DNRLRE domain-containing protein → MNWLKFIFRLCLLLGGAAVALSHASADTVTLSPVADAEIRQFSPTSNFGSDVTMVPGVLGFTAGQEIRRALLRFDFGGPTIPAGAIINSVTVKVKVVKVPSGAANSTFDLRRLLQSWSEAGVTWNSRSSPNTPWQLPGATGAADSIPSASSTVFVTGRGTYTFPSTTSLVNDIQSWVNNPGTNFGWLLISENETTAKTARHFGTHEDPNNTPTLVIDFSVPPGISVQPRSQTVSEGDTVTNTVQATGTPPLSYQWQFNTNDIPGATNSVLVLPNVQTNDTGFYTVIVRNSAGSVVSQPATLNVFPRSAFQPMVTVISPANGALFPLNSNVLVVAVATVSELASNATITQMEFFTNGISVGITTNNPASLVLSNLAAGDFDLTAHATDSQGHVGLSTNPVAIRVLAPPLPLLVAPPSGVRFALGTNIAVTTAILPPALSADVARVQFFANGSFVGESLSASSNLFSIHWTPTVEQDYVLTAVATDILGQTGSSAPVTNRVLVFEFVKPTIAITNSPPNFARLMSSQVFLSGTADDNQHLEFVELVVNGVVAKAIGTTNWQAEITLIPGPNTIRVHSVDFNGNVSFDATRFFFYVVTSPLQVETRGAGTVTPDLTPRPLEIGQVYTLSAVPDVGSVFDGWEAAINSIWEKVANSNNATLSFVMQSNLTLRANFISNPFSSLLGTYAGLFYDHDTNTIAPESSGVFTLQVGGLGEFSGKLTINGASYSYRGRFNNQRQATLPVLRRQLAPAVLNFYFDPADTAGQIHGTVTVLINVNVTNVVDGTNIITLTNILRTAELLGYRSVFQFSSPPAPQAGAYPFHLVREDNALEVGTGMAKINSSGQVRLRGSLDGRKFSAATSLGQNGDCPFYVSPRGGSETVLGWLNFTNAPPVSVAGKLFWIESGAGGPLFQVDVVPSQP, encoded by the coding sequence GTGAATTGGCTGAAGTTCATTTTCAGACTGTGTCTCCTCCTGGGCGGCGCGGCGGTCGCGTTGAGCCATGCGTCCGCGGACACGGTCACCTTGAGCCCGGTGGCGGACGCCGAAATCCGTCAGTTTTCTCCCACCAGCAATTTTGGCAGTGATGTGACAATGGTTCCGGGTGTCCTGGGCTTTACCGCCGGTCAGGAAATCAGGCGTGCCTTGCTTCGGTTTGATTTTGGCGGGCCAACAATCCCAGCCGGCGCCATCATCAATTCGGTCACGGTGAAGGTCAAAGTGGTCAAAGTGCCGTCCGGAGCGGCCAACTCCACGTTTGATCTGCGTCGGCTCCTGCAGTCGTGGAGCGAAGCTGGCGTCACGTGGAACTCTCGTTCCTCTCCCAACACACCCTGGCAGTTGCCCGGCGCCACGGGTGCGGCTGATTCAATTCCCTCGGCCAGTTCAACCGTATTCGTCACCGGGCGGGGCACGTACACATTCCCTTCCACGACGAGTTTGGTGAACGACATCCAGAGCTGGGTCAACAATCCGGGCACAAACTTCGGCTGGCTGCTCATCAGTGAAAATGAAACGACGGCCAAAACCGCCCGGCACTTCGGCACGCACGAAGATCCCAACAACACTCCGACCCTTGTCATTGATTTTTCGGTGCCGCCGGGTATTTCGGTTCAACCCCGGTCTCAGACCGTTTCCGAAGGCGACACGGTCACCAATACCGTTCAAGCCACGGGCACGCCGCCGCTGAGTTACCAGTGGCAATTCAACACCAATGACATTCCGGGTGCCACCAACAGCGTCCTGGTGTTGCCGAATGTTCAAACGAACGACACCGGCTTTTATACGGTCATCGTCCGCAACTCAGCCGGCTCGGTGGTGAGTCAGCCGGCCACACTAAATGTATTCCCGCGATCCGCGTTCCAGCCCATGGTAACAGTTATCAGCCCGGCCAACGGCGCGTTATTTCCGCTTAACTCCAACGTGCTGGTGGTTGCGGTAGCAACCGTCAGCGAACTGGCGAGCAACGCAACGATCACTCAGATGGAATTCTTCACCAACGGAATTTCCGTTGGCATCACCACCAACAATCCCGCGAGTCTGGTTCTGAGCAATCTCGCGGCGGGGGATTTCGATTTGACGGCGCACGCAACTGATTCGCAGGGCCATGTCGGCCTCTCCACCAATCCTGTGGCGATTCGTGTGCTGGCTCCTCCACTGCCACTTCTGGTTGCGCCGCCGTCCGGGGTACGGTTTGCGCTCGGCACAAACATTGCCGTGACCACCGCGATCTTGCCGCCGGCGTTGTCCGCTGACGTAGCGCGAGTCCAATTTTTCGCCAACGGGTCGTTCGTCGGCGAATCGTTGTCTGCGTCTTCCAATCTTTTCAGCATCCACTGGACGCCAACCGTGGAGCAAGACTATGTGCTGACCGCCGTCGCGACGGATATTCTGGGACAAACCGGAAGCTCTGCGCCGGTGACGAATCGGGTCCTGGTCTTCGAGTTCGTCAAACCAACCATCGCCATCACCAATTCACCGCCCAACTTCGCCCGTCTGATGTCGTCGCAGGTTTTTCTGTCCGGCACAGCGGATGACAATCAACATCTGGAATTCGTTGAACTGGTGGTCAACGGCGTGGTTGCGAAGGCCATCGGCACAACCAACTGGCAGGCGGAAATCACCCTGATACCGGGACCCAACACCATTCGGGTGCACAGCGTGGATTTCAACGGCAACGTATCTTTCGACGCCACCCGCTTTTTCTTTTATGTCGTCACCAGCCCGTTGCAGGTGGAAACGCGCGGCGCCGGAACGGTCACGCCGGACCTCACTCCCCGCCCGCTGGAAATCGGTCAGGTGTACACCCTCAGCGCCGTTCCCGATGTGGGCAGCGTGTTTGACGGTTGGGAGGCCGCCATCAACTCGATTTGGGAGAAGGTGGCCAATTCAAATAACGCGACCCTGAGTTTCGTGATGCAGTCCAACCTGACGTTGAGGGCGAATTTTATTTCCAATCCGTTTAGCTCCCTCCTGGGAACTTACGCCGGTCTGTTTTACGACCACGACACCAACACCATCGCACCGGAAAGTTCGGGCGTGTTCACCTTGCAAGTCGGCGGCCTGGGCGAATTCAGTGGGAAGCTGACAATCAACGGCGCGAGTTATTCCTACCGCGGTCGATTCAACAATCAGCGTCAGGCGACGCTGCCGGTCTTGCGCCGCCAGCTCGCCCCGGCGGTCTTGAATTTCTACTTTGATCCGGCTGACACCGCCGGCCAGATTCACGGCACCGTAACGGTGTTGATCAACGTCAATGTGACGAACGTTGTGGATGGCACCAACATCATCACGCTGACGAATATTCTTCGGACGGCGGAATTGTTGGGATACCGCAGTGTCTTTCAATTCTCATCGCCGCCCGCGCCCCAAGCCGGCGCGTACCCTTTTCATTTGGTGCGCGAAGACAACGCGCTCGAGGTCGGAACCGGCATGGCGAAAATCAATTCGTCAGGCCAGGTGCGCCTGCGTGGGAGTCTGGACGGACGCAAATTCAGTGCGGCGACTTCACTCGGGCAAAACGGTGATTGTCCCTTCTACGTCTCGCCGCGGGGCGGCAGCGAAACGGTGCTCGGCTGGTTGAATTTCACGAACGCACCGCCCGTTTCAGTCGCTGGCAAACTGTTTTGGATTGAATCCGGAGCCGGCGGCCCGCTCTTTCAGGTTGATGTTGTTCCCAGCCAGCCTTGA
- a CDS encoding immunoglobulin domain-containing protein — protein MKQFLMLLLAGLGWFGVLDAQRALSATVIVNMSGYQFVPRDLTINVGDTVTWTNLDFTTHDTVSGVNGIPSNPLIWKSPLFGFGGRYSFTFTNTPVGKRIPYYCTPHWRTFGMIGSITVVVPNAPPLVSIDSPTNGASFIAGDDVFVQAFASDSDGTVARVDLSVNGNLLLSLTNPPYTMTLTNIAVGSYSLSAVAVDNQGASSSPAVVNFGVGPPVPPAIISQPQNLVVRVGASNAFAVVATGVPPPTYQWRFENNDIPGATNSVYQITNSQPTDAGTYSVIVSNRAGFTNSQPATLRLDSTPPTFLLTTSPPNFDRRRSSQITLAGTANDDIGLAQVELIINGATNLAVGTTNWVFTNDLPAGPNAILLHSVDLAGNVSSDDFRFFTYVVEAPLTVRTNGPGSVTPDLDDRDLEIGQVYGLRAVPGFGFIFGGWEGVANSNYASVNFVMQSNLVLTANFISNPFATINGTYAGLFYDTNGVASKSSGFFSLHVDGFGAFSGGLVVDGGRSLFRGRFDAHGHVKVPVLRRQLAPVVLTLNLDLSNTTGRMDGQVTAGQWSAELRGDRCVFPALASSPLPTGAGPFLLRRHDNSMEIARGVAKINPFGRVRLRGSLSDGPKFNMTTFLTPNGDCPFYVSLQVGSETMIGWLNFANVSTPVYGTNLFWVSSGTNGFSFQLDALSAQP, from the coding sequence ATGAAACAATTCCTGATGCTGCTCCTCGCCGGTTTGGGCTGGTTTGGCGTGCTTGACGCTCAACGGGCGTTGAGTGCGACGGTGATCGTCAACATGAGCGGCTACCAGTTTGTCCCGCGCGATTTGACAATCAACGTCGGCGACACGGTGACCTGGACGAATCTGGACTTCACGACGCACGACACGGTGAGTGGCGTCAATGGCATTCCGAGCAATCCGCTCATTTGGAAAAGCCCGTTGTTCGGATTCGGTGGGAGATATTCCTTTACCTTCACCAACACACCCGTTGGAAAGCGCATTCCCTATTACTGCACGCCGCATTGGCGCACGTTTGGGATGATTGGATCGATCACGGTCGTCGTGCCGAACGCGCCACCGTTGGTTTCAATCGACAGTCCCACCAACGGCGCGTCGTTCATTGCGGGCGACGACGTGTTTGTCCAGGCGTTCGCCTCGGACAGCGATGGCACAGTCGCCCGTGTCGATCTTTCTGTGAATGGCAACTTGTTGCTCTCGCTTACCAATCCGCCTTACACCATGACGCTGACCAATATCGCCGTTGGCAGTTACTCACTGAGCGCGGTTGCGGTGGACAATCAAGGCGCGTCCTCCAGCCCCGCAGTCGTCAACTTTGGCGTGGGGCCGCCGGTGCCGCCCGCAATCATTTCCCAACCACAGAATCTTGTTGTTCGAGTCGGCGCGTCCAATGCTTTCGCCGTTGTTGCGACGGGCGTACCGCCGCCAACCTACCAATGGCGATTTGAGAACAACGATATTCCCGGCGCTACCAACTCCGTTTATCAAATCACCAATAGCCAGCCAACGGATGCCGGCACCTACTCCGTCATCGTCAGCAATCGCGCCGGCTTTACGAACAGTCAACCCGCGACGCTTCGCCTGGATTCGACGCCGCCCACATTCCTCCTCACCACTTCGCCGCCAAACTTCGACCGTCGCCGCTCGTCCCAAATCACCTTGGCCGGTACTGCCAACGACGACATTGGCTTGGCTCAAGTGGAACTTATCATCAACGGTGCGACCAACCTTGCCGTCGGCACCACCAACTGGGTGTTTACGAACGATTTGCCGGCCGGCCCCAACGCGATCCTTTTGCACAGTGTCGATCTGGCCGGCAATGTTTCGTCCGACGACTTCCGCTTTTTCACTTATGTTGTCGAGGCGCCACTGACCGTACGCACGAACGGGCCGGGGAGCGTCACGCCTGACCTCGATGACCGCGACCTGGAGATCGGACAGGTTTACGGCCTCAGAGCCGTTCCGGGTTTTGGATTTATTTTTGGTGGGTGGGAAGGCGTGGCCAATTCCAATTACGCGAGCGTTAATTTTGTGATGCAGTCCAATCTCGTTCTGACGGCCAATTTTATTTCCAATCCGTTCGCGACGATCAATGGGACTTACGCCGGGCTGTTCTATGACACCAACGGCGTTGCGTCGAAGAGTTCAGGATTCTTTTCACTGCACGTTGACGGCTTCGGCGCGTTCAGCGGCGGGCTGGTTGTCGATGGCGGTCGTTCCCTGTTTCGCGGCCGGTTCGATGCGCACGGCCATGTCAAAGTTCCGGTGCTGCGGCGGCAACTTGCTCCCGTGGTGCTCACCCTTAATCTCGATTTGAGCAATACAACCGGGCGAATGGATGGCCAGGTCACTGCCGGCCAATGGTCGGCTGAATTGCGAGGAGACCGCTGCGTATTCCCAGCGCTCGCCAGTTCCCCATTGCCGACCGGAGCGGGGCCGTTCCTGCTGCGACGCCATGACAACTCGATGGAAATCGCACGGGGCGTTGCGAAGATCAACCCATTCGGCCGCGTGCGCCTTCGCGGCAGTCTGAGCGATGGACCCAAGTTCAATATGACGACGTTCCTCACACCGAATGGCGATTGTCCTTTCTACGTTTCGCTCCAGGTCGGCAGCGAGACAATGATCGGCTGGCTGAATTTCGCGAACGTCTCGACTCCCGTTTACGGAACAAATCTGTTTTGGGTCAGTTCGGGAACCAACGGCTTCTCATTTCAGCTCGACGCTCTTTCCGCTCAACCCTGA
- a CDS encoding non-canonical purine NTP pyrophosphatase, with product MTTLIIATRNAHKVQEIRAILGENLDYLTLSDFPNAPAVVEDAGSFAGNATKKAAQLARWISNSRITHGASRINLPAFVLADDSGLEVDALNGAPGVHSARFATNGGAANSSDVANNTKLLGLLQNVPTEKRAARFRCVLALTPVLEPAAGTASPVCSADEFELNTELFDGTCEGRIGFSPSGQGGFGYDPLFIPGGHQQTFAELGESVKNQLSHRAKALLKLKIRLHARSVG from the coding sequence ATGACAACGCTGATAATCGCCACGCGCAACGCCCACAAGGTCCAGGAAATCCGCGCCATTCTCGGCGAGAACCTCGATTACCTGACCCTGAGTGATTTTCCGAACGCACCCGCTGTTGTGGAAGATGCCGGCAGCTTTGCGGGCAACGCCACAAAGAAGGCAGCTCAACTCGCCCGATGGATTTCCAACTCACGCATCACGCATGGCGCATCACGCATCAACTTGCCCGCCTTCGTGCTGGCTGACGATTCCGGCCTGGAAGTGGACGCCCTCAACGGCGCGCCCGGCGTGCATTCAGCGCGGTTTGCCACCAACGGCGGCGCTGCCAATTCATCCGACGTGGCGAATAACACCAAACTGCTTGGCTTGCTCCAGAACGTTCCGACGGAGAAACGCGCCGCCCGCTTTCGCTGTGTGCTCGCGTTGACGCCAGTCCTCGAGCCTGCTGCTGGAACTGCCTCACCCGTTTGCAGCGCGGATGAATTTGAACTGAACACCGAATTGTTCGACGGCACGTGTGAAGGCCGAATTGGATTTTCGCCAAGCGGGCAGGGGGGATTCGGTTACGATCCGCTTTTCATTCCCGGAGGCCATCAACAGACCTTTGCTGAACTGGGCGAGAGCGTCAAAAACCAACTGAGCCACCGCGCGAAAGCACTGCTGAAACTGAAAATCCGATTGCATGCGAGATCGGTTGGCTGA
- a CDS encoding inositol monophosphatase, with the protein MKLTEQNKFLACAVKAAHAAGGLMRQHRYRTKEVHAATRYDIRLALDVRCQKLIEKILLTAFPNIPILGEEGVVGDLNAEQRWVVDPIDGTVNFARGIPHACVSIALQARRAEREERNSPHGVTTHHASRFTHHETIAGVVYDPFCNELWTAIRGQPARLNGRIIKVSDRRRLEEAIVVMGFAKSKATLDTMLPVFNQLARRTHKVRSMGSAALALVYVASGRFDAYIEANIRLWDIAAGGLILECAGGEFWHRAVRGEHAFQLIATNGLLRPKLRVDF; encoded by the coding sequence ATGAAACTTACCGAACAAAACAAGTTCCTCGCCTGCGCCGTCAAAGCGGCGCACGCGGCCGGAGGGTTGATGCGTCAGCACCGGTATCGGACCAAAGAAGTTCACGCGGCCACGCGATACGACATCCGGCTTGCCCTCGATGTTCGTTGCCAGAAATTGATTGAGAAGATTCTGCTTACGGCCTTCCCAAACATCCCGATTCTCGGCGAGGAAGGTGTCGTTGGCGATCTGAACGCCGAGCAGCGCTGGGTGGTTGATCCGATTGATGGCACGGTCAATTTCGCCCGCGGGATTCCGCACGCCTGCGTGTCCATCGCGTTACAGGCGAGGAGGGCGGAGCGCGAAGAGCGGAATTCACCCCATGGGGTCACCACGCATCACGCTTCACGGTTCACGCATCACGAAACCATCGCCGGCGTTGTCTATGATCCGTTTTGCAATGAACTCTGGACGGCGATTCGCGGACAGCCAGCGCGTTTAAATGGACGGATCATCAAAGTCAGCGACCGTCGGCGTCTCGAAGAAGCGATCGTCGTGATGGGTTTCGCAAAGAGTAAGGCGACACTGGACACGATGCTGCCGGTTTTCAATCAACTCGCCCGTCGGACGCACAAGGTGCGTTCGATGGGATCGGCAGCGTTGGCCTTGGTCTATGTGGCGAGCGGACGATTCGATGCCTACATCGAAGCGAACATCCGGTTGTGGGACATCGCCGCGGGTGGGTTGATCCTGGAATGCGCCGGCGGAGAATTCTGGCATCGTGCAGTTCGTGGCGAACATGCTTTCCAACTGATTGCTACGAACGGGTTGCTGCGGCCCAAGCTGCGTGTGGATTTTTGA
- a CDS encoding valine--tRNA ligase: MAEIPKAYEPQSVEDKWYDFWQRNACFTADPARVSEKRPAYSIVIPPPNVTGVLHMGHVLNNTIQDILARKARMDGKEVLWLPGTDHAGIATQVQVERALKKEERKTKHDLGREEFLKRVWAWKEKHGGIIIQQLKKLGCSCDWTRERFTMDPEYSRCVQKVFVELYKKGLIYRGKRMVNWCPASLTALSDEEVDMESQKGFLYYFKVEVEMGSAAAPAAPVSAPLTGTLAPPDVERGAHSTAPAAGALPGPDGKIWLTIATTRPETIPGDTAIAVNPKDPRYAHLIGKHAIRPLPAELPMEKKLIPIIGDEYVDFEFGTGVLKVTPAHDKNDFEIGQRHKLAAVDIMNPNGSMNDLAGKDLAGLDRFEARKVAVEKLKELGALEKEEPYENKIGFSQRACVPIEPRLSEQWFLKYPAVEQSKACEEQEGSTPASGVAARALAGSTERVETLATAGSSVRHDAADGASAAAPGAGALPSKMRFHPQRWAKVYDHWLTNIQDWCISRQLWWGHRIPVWSLKIDGANFRDHPVRENMVENAFVLCGVEIPDGKRLSKPRVSPDSKTLERHGKTVTVSEITFEVLKTSDGFILHALTTNPSMAKELDQAGFTQDPDVLDTWFSSWLWPFATMGWTGDKSQDSKNATLQAFYPTTDLVTAPEIIFFWVARMIMAGYEFMGDLPFRNVYFTGIVRDKQGRKMSKSLGNSPDPLDLIAKYGADAIRFGTMRSAPLGQDVLFDEKDVELGRNFCNKLWNACRFRQMQGSAPAPGAAADASSAEFEIQGEIDPRLLTSDDKWILLKLNDAIREITTALAEYNFSAAVQVLYRFFWSEYCDWYVEASKAVLSRQLSEAPLTRPSATLSPSDGERDGVRGNDAARKANTLAVIDFVLSHTLRLFHPFLPFITEELWHGMGYAEDMPESQGGQTIMNAPWPKPFEGEFRDAYGLDDCYLEFANDKYEVVTQGRNLRRIGNIQSGKKVKFVLKPSREILPHDREVIRILLNAENIEINENYAAKKGTPTAHTPMGELFLPLEGLVDVEAERARLTKEKEKYEAEIVKVEQKLANPGFTQKVPPQVLLEHQQRLAGWQAKLVHVKTALESLAG, translated from the coding sequence ATGGCAGAAATTCCCAAAGCCTACGAACCGCAGTCCGTCGAGGACAAATGGTATGACTTCTGGCAGCGCAACGCTTGCTTCACCGCCGACCCGGCGCGCGTGAGCGAGAAGCGCCCGGCGTATTCGATCGTCATCCCGCCGCCGAACGTCACCGGCGTGTTGCACATGGGGCACGTGCTCAACAACACCATCCAGGACATCCTCGCCCGCAAGGCGCGGATGGACGGCAAGGAAGTCCTCTGGCTGCCCGGCACGGACCACGCCGGCATCGCCACGCAGGTGCAGGTCGAGAGGGCGCTCAAGAAGGAGGAACGAAAAACCAAGCATGATCTCGGGCGCGAGGAATTCCTCAAGCGCGTTTGGGCGTGGAAGGAAAAGCACGGCGGCATCATCATCCAGCAACTCAAGAAGCTCGGCTGCTCGTGCGATTGGACGCGCGAACGCTTCACGATGGACCCGGAGTATTCGCGCTGCGTGCAAAAGGTTTTCGTCGAACTTTACAAGAAGGGCCTCATCTATCGCGGCAAACGCATGGTGAACTGGTGTCCGGCATCACTCACCGCGCTCTCGGACGAGGAGGTGGACATGGAATCGCAGAAAGGTTTTCTCTACTACTTCAAAGTCGAGGTTGAAATGGGGAGCGCAGCCGCCCCGGCTGCACCGGTCAGCGCCCCGCTGACCGGAACTCTCGCGCCGCCCGATGTCGAACGCGGGGCGCATTCGACTGCGCCCGCGGCGGGCGCGCTCCCCGGACCAGATGGAAAAATCTGGCTCACCATCGCCACGACGCGGCCGGAAACGATTCCCGGCGACACCGCCATCGCGGTGAATCCGAAAGACCCGCGCTACGCGCACCTCATCGGCAAGCACGCAATTCGTCCGCTGCCGGCGGAATTACCGATGGAGAAGAAGCTCATCCCGATCATCGGCGACGAATACGTGGACTTCGAGTTCGGCACGGGCGTGCTCAAGGTGACACCCGCGCACGACAAAAACGACTTCGAGATCGGCCAACGCCACAAGCTCGCCGCCGTGGACATCATGAATCCAAACGGTTCGATGAATGATCTGGCGGGCAAAGACCTCGCGGGTCTTGATCGTTTCGAGGCGCGCAAAGTCGCGGTGGAAAAGCTCAAGGAACTTGGCGCGTTGGAGAAGGAGGAGCCGTACGAAAACAAAATTGGTTTCAGTCAGCGCGCGTGTGTGCCGATCGAGCCACGCTTGAGCGAGCAATGGTTTTTGAAGTATCCGGCGGTGGAGCAATCCAAGGCGTGCGAGGAGCAGGAAGGGAGCACGCCCGCCTCGGGCGTCGCTGCCCGCGCCCTCGCGGGCAGCACCGAGCGCGTCGAGACTTTGGCGACGGCTGGTTCTTCCGTACGCCACGATGCGGCGGACGGGGCGTCCGCCGCTGCGCCCGGGGCGGGCGCGCTCCCCAGCAAAATGCGTTTCCACCCGCAGCGGTGGGCGAAGGTTTATGACCACTGGCTGACGAACATTCAGGACTGGTGCATCAGCCGCCAGCTTTGGTGGGGGCATCGGATTCCGGTGTGGAGTTTAAAGATTGATGGTGCAAATTTTCGTGACCATCCCGTTCGTGAAAATATGGTTGAGAATGCGTTTGTGCTTTGCGGAGTTGAAATTCCTGACGGCAAACGATTGTCAAAGCCTCGCGTCAGCCCAGATTCAAAAACGTTAGAACGTCACGGCAAAACAGTGACAGTTTCAGAAATTACTTTCGAGGTTCTAAAGACTTCTGATGGATTTATTCTTCACGCGCTGACGACGAATCCTTCCATGGCAAAAGAATTAGATCAGGCAGGTTTCACCCAAGACCCAGACGTCCTCGACACGTGGTTCAGTTCCTGGCTCTGGCCGTTCGCCACGATGGGTTGGACGGGTGACAAATCTCAAGACTCCAAGAACGCAACACTTCAAGCCTTCTACCCGACCACCGACCTCGTCACCGCGCCGGAAATTATTTTCTTCTGGGTCGCGCGCATGATCATGGCAGGCTACGAGTTCATGGGCGACCTGCCGTTCCGCAACGTCTATTTCACCGGCATCGTCCGCGACAAGCAGGGCCGCAAGATGTCGAAGTCCCTTGGCAACTCGCCCGATCCGCTCGATCTGATCGCGAAGTACGGCGCGGACGCGATTCGTTTCGGCACGATGCGCAGCGCGCCGCTCGGCCAGGACGTGCTCTTCGACGAGAAGGACGTGGAACTGGGCCGCAATTTCTGCAACAAGCTCTGGAACGCCTGCCGCTTCCGCCAAATGCAGGGGAGCGCGCCCGCCCCGGGCGCAGCGGCGGACGCCTCGTCCGCCGAATTCGAGATTCAGGGTGAAATTGACCCGCGCTTGCTCACAAGCGACGACAAGTGGATTCTGCTGAAGCTTAACGACGCCATCCGAGAAATCACCACCGCGCTGGCCGAATACAATTTCAGTGCTGCCGTGCAAGTGCTCTATCGTTTCTTCTGGAGCGAGTATTGCGATTGGTATGTCGAGGCGAGCAAAGCGGTGTTGAGCAGGCAACTGTCCGAAGCTCCCCTCACCCGGCCTTCGGCCACCCTCTCCCCATCCGATGGGGAGAGGGACGGGGTGAGGGGCAACGATGCTGCGCGAAAGGCCAACACGCTCGCGGTGATTGATTTTGTGCTCTCGCACACGCTGCGGTTGTTCCATCCATTTCTACCGTTTATCACGGAAGAGTTGTGGCACGGAATGGGTTACGCCGAGGACATGCCAGAGAGTCAAGGCGGCCAGACCATTATGAATGCGCCTTGGCCCAAGCCGTTTGAAGGCGAGTTCCGCGATGCCTACGGGCTCGATGATTGTTATCTCGAATTCGCCAACGATAAATACGAGGTGGTCACGCAAGGACGCAACCTGCGTCGCATCGGCAATATCCAGTCCGGTAAGAAAGTAAAGTTCGTCCTCAAGCCGAGCCGTGAAATTCTCCCGCACGACCGCGAAGTCATCAGGATTCTGTTGAACGCCGAAAACATCGAGATCAACGAGAACTACGCCGCGAAGAAGGGCACACCCACCGCGCACACGCCGATGGGCGAATTGTTCCTGCCCCTGGAAGGACTCGTTGATGTCGAAGCCGAACGCGCCCGTCTGACGAAGGAGAAGGAAAAGTATGAAGCCGAGATCGTGAAGGTAGAACAGAAACTCGCCAACCCAGGCTTCACCCAGAAAGTTCCGCCCCAGGTTCTCCTGGAACATCAGCAACGCCTCGCCGGCTGGCAGGCGAAACTCGTTCACGTCAAGACGGCTTTGGAGAGCCTGGCAGGTTGA
- a CDS encoding sulfite exporter TauE/SafE family protein — protein sequence MELLTAFMLGLVGSLHCAGMCGPLALALPQTGNRAASFFVGRVAYNTGRIVTYCMLGLIFGLLGKTLLLAGIQRWLSITLGVLLLVGLITSHKLALWRPIGALVTQVKTGMSFLLRRRSADALLVLGLLNGLLPCGLVYVAGAGATATGDLLNGALYMLAFGVGTIPMMLAISLSGKLVPFSLRLKLLKAVPVTVFLLGSLLILRGMELGIPYVSPMLSSDAPGCCPAPMHH from the coding sequence ATGGAACTGTTGACAGCATTCATGCTCGGACTGGTTGGCAGCCTGCATTGCGCGGGCATGTGCGGCCCGCTCGCGCTTGCATTGCCTCAAACGGGAAATCGGGCGGCGAGTTTCTTCGTCGGTCGCGTCGCCTACAACACTGGCCGGATCGTTACCTATTGTATGCTCGGCTTGATCTTCGGTCTGCTCGGCAAAACGCTTTTGCTCGCCGGCATCCAACGTTGGCTGTCGATTACACTTGGAGTTCTACTCCTGGTCGGACTGATCACGTCGCATAAACTGGCTCTGTGGCGGCCCATCGGCGCATTAGTTACCCAAGTCAAAACCGGCATGAGCTTTCTGCTGCGCCGCCGCTCTGCCGACGCGCTGCTCGTGCTCGGCTTGTTGAACGGCCTCCTGCCCTGCGGACTCGTCTATGTCGCCGGTGCAGGCGCGACCGCCACCGGCGATCTCCTCAATGGCGCGCTCTACATGCTGGCGTTCGGCGTGGGTACGATTCCGATGATGCTCGCGATCAGTCTCTCCGGAAAACTTGTTCCGTTCTCCCTGCGGCTGAAACTTCTCAAAGCAGTACCGGTCACCGTCTTCCTTCTCGGCTCACTCCTCATTCTTCGCGGTATGGAACTGGGTATCCCTTACGTCAGTCCGATGCTCTCCAGCGACGCGCCGGGTTGTTGTCCGGCACCGATGCATCATTGA
- a CDS encoding FixH family protein → MNTTDHSTAPLRNLWPHAIIATFVIFICGTAALIAIACTHQTDLITPNYYEDEIKFQSRLDQLNRTAPLSNQVVVAYDAAKQSISISLPAGQTSSVTSGRIELYRPSATDRDRELKLQIDASGSQTVDAASLLPGFWKVRVHWTTQGQDYFADKSIVVKRGA, encoded by the coding sequence ATGAACACGACTGACCATTCCACCGCTCCCCTCCGCAACCTCTGGCCTCACGCCATCATTGCCACGTTCGTAATCTTCATCTGCGGCACGGCGGCGCTGATCGCCATCGCCTGCACACATCAGACCGATCTCATCACGCCAAACTATTACGAGGACGAGATCAAATTCCAAAGCCGGCTCGATCAACTCAACCGCACTGCGCCGCTCAGCAACCAGGTTGTCGTAGCCTACGATGCGGCGAAACAAAGCATCAGCATTTCACTGCCCGCTGGTCAGACGTCGAGCGTGACGTCCGGGCGCATCGAACTCTATCGCCCCTCCGCCACCGACCGCGACCGCGAATTGAAACTCCAGATTGATGCCAGCGGATCACAAACCGTGGACGCGGCTTCGCTGCTGCCCGGCTTCTGGAAAGTCCGCGTGCATTGGACCACACAAGGCCAGGATTACTTCGCCGACAAAAGCATCGTCGTGAAACGCGGCGCGTGA